A genome region from Myroides fluvii includes the following:
- the rodA gene encoding rod shape-determining protein RodA yields MRSGSVQKHIDWITILLYLLLVVAGWINIYSTSLPSEETNIFDFSQIYGRQLVFILTCIPLIILILALDTKFYEKYALIFYILGILSILGLFVFGKSVKGQTNWYQIGGLGIQPSEFVKTTTALLLAKYFSDNQGTLKTLKEQVTVFLIIGIPTLLILKHDTGSAMLFASLIFVLYREGLPSWYLWSAFITIALFVAALIVKPSLIITSIALLTLLHYYFNKNINRNPFIYLILATVMCGFVLSVDYVYDNVLEPHQKDRINVLLGENVNLQAEGYNLNQSKIAIGSGGWYGTGYLQGTQTKGGFVPEQHTDYIFTTVGEEWGFVGSSTIIVLFLCLFFRLIYLAEKQKKRFNRVYGYCVVSFLFIHFAFNITMLVGLFPTIGVPLPFFSYGGSSLIAFTLLLFIFLKLDANRINEW; encoded by the coding sequence ATGAGAAGCGGGAGCGTACAAAAACATATTGATTGGATAACTATTTTATTATACCTGCTACTAGTAGTTGCCGGATGGATAAATATTTACTCCACCTCACTACCTAGTGAAGAAACCAATATTTTTGATTTTAGCCAGATCTATGGTAGACAGCTCGTCTTTATTTTGACATGCATTCCCTTAATTATTCTCATCCTTGCCTTAGACACCAAGTTTTATGAGAAATACGCCCTTATCTTTTACATCTTGGGTATTCTCTCCATTCTCGGTTTATTTGTCTTTGGTAAGTCTGTAAAAGGACAAACCAACTGGTACCAAATCGGAGGATTAGGTATTCAACCTTCTGAATTTGTAAAAACGACAACAGCCTTGTTGTTAGCCAAGTACTTTTCAGACAATCAAGGAACGTTAAAGACCCTGAAAGAACAGGTAACGGTTTTTTTGATTATCGGTATTCCAACCTTGTTAATTTTAAAACACGACACAGGAAGTGCCATGTTATTTGCTTCCCTCATCTTTGTTTTATATCGCGAAGGATTACCTTCGTGGTACCTATGGTCCGCTTTTATAACCATCGCTTTATTTGTTGCGGCATTAATAGTAAAACCCTCACTCATAATCACTTCTATTGCACTATTAACACTACTGCATTACTATTTTAACAAAAATATCAATAGAAACCCCTTTATTTACCTTATTTTAGCCACCGTAATGTGCGGTTTTGTTCTGTCTGTGGATTACGTGTACGACAATGTACTCGAACCCCACCAAAAAGACAGAATAAACGTTTTACTCGGTGAAAATGTAAATCTTCAGGCAGAAGGATACAACTTAAATCAATCCAAAATTGCGATTGGATCAGGAGGCTGGTATGGCACTGGTTATTTACAAGGAACCCAAACCAAGGGAGGATTTGTACCAGAGCAACATACGGATTATATTTTCACTACCGTTGGAGAAGAATGGGGATTCGTTGGTTCTAGCACGATTATCGTTTTATTCCTTTGCTTATTTTTCCGCTTAATATACCTAGCAGAAAAGCAAAAGAAGCGATTTAATAGAGTTTACGGATACTGTGTGGTGAGTTTTCTATTCATTCACTTCGCTTTTAATATTACCATGTTAGTAGGCTTATTCCCTACTATTGGAGTACCTCTTCCCTTTTTCTCCTACGGAGGATCGAGTTTAATCGCCTTTACATTGCTGCTATTCATCTTTTTGAAATTGGATGCCAATAGAATTAATGAATGGTAA
- the fabD gene encoding ACP S-malonyltransferase: protein MKAYVFPGQGAQFTGMGKDLYESSAIAKELFDKANDILGFNITDIMFEGTAEQLKETQVTQPAVFLHSVILAKTIENFNPEMVAGHSLGEFSALVANGTLAFEDALKLVYQRAMAMQKACEITPSTMAAVLGLEDAIVEQVCNEIDGVVVAANYNCPGQLVISGETTAVEKACEKLKEAGAKRALLLPVGGGFHSPMMEPARTELAAAIEATTFNQPSCPVYQNVPASAVSDPEVIKNNLIVQLTAPVKWTQSVQQMIADGASSFTEVGPGKVLTGLIKKIDKDAETFNF from the coding sequence ATGAAAGCATACGTTTTCCCTGGTCAAGGTGCTCAATTCACTGGAATGGGTAAAGATTTATATGAAAGTTCAGCAATAGCAAAAGAACTATTCGACAAAGCAAACGATATTCTTGGTTTCAATATTACAGACATTATGTTTGAGGGAACTGCAGAGCAATTAAAAGAAACACAAGTAACACAACCTGCTGTATTTTTACACTCTGTGATCTTAGCTAAAACAATTGAAAACTTCAATCCAGAAATGGTTGCCGGACATTCACTTGGTGAATTTTCAGCTTTAGTTGCCAATGGTACACTCGCTTTTGAAGATGCTTTAAAATTAGTTTACCAAAGAGCAATGGCCATGCAAAAAGCATGTGAAATAACTCCTTCAACCATGGCAGCTGTATTAGGTTTAGAAGACGCTATTGTAGAGCAAGTATGCAACGAAATTGACGGTGTTGTTGTAGCAGCTAACTACAATTGCCCAGGTCAATTAGTGATTTCTGGAGAAACGACTGCAGTAGAAAAAGCATGTGAAAAATTAAAAGAAGCTGGTGCTAAAAGAGCCTTGCTACTTCCTGTAGGTGGAGGTTTTCACTCGCCTATGATGGAACCTGCAAGAACAGAACTAGCTGCTGCTATTGAAGCAACAACATTCAACCAACCTTCTTGTCCTGTATACCAAAACGTACCTGCAAGCGCAGTAAGTGATCCCGAAGTAATTAAAAACAACTTGATTGTACAATTAACAGCTCCTGTAAAATGGACACAATCTGTACAACAGATGATCGCTGATGGAGCCTCTTCATTCACTGAAGTTGGTCCTGGAAAAGTTTTGACCGGTTTAATCAAAAAAATTGACAAAGACGCCGAAACTTTCAACTTCTAA
- the mreC gene encoding rod shape-determining protein MreC, protein MQQIINFFIKNSTKLLFLLLLVISFVLVLRTHTFHKSSFISSANGVTGYVYENVNDLKEYMRLKTENDALVLENALLKKQAFNSAVITDSIPIELPILTTSEEIYNVIVAKVIKNEFTTKENYLTIKGGEREGITKDLGVINSNGIVGIIQKSSTKYSTVQSILNAKSKINAKIKGSNHFGTLQWDGKSTGYVQLNDIPRLAELFQGDTIVTGGISDIFPENIPIGTIEKAYTTESSNYFTIEVKLFNDMTNLGYVYVIKNNDIEEINELEEATRNE, encoded by the coding sequence ATGCAGCAGATAATTAATTTTTTTATAAAAAACAGTACTAAGTTACTGTTTTTGCTGCTTTTAGTTATATCATTTGTCTTAGTACTACGAACGCATACTTTTCACAAGAGTTCGTTTATTAGTTCGGCAAATGGTGTGACAGGTTACGTCTATGAAAATGTAAATGATTTAAAGGAATACATGCGTCTTAAAACAGAAAATGACGCTTTAGTTCTGGAAAATGCCCTCTTGAAAAAACAAGCTTTCAATAGTGCTGTTATCACGGATTCTATTCCTATTGAATTACCAATTCTCACTACTTCTGAAGAAATCTACAACGTTATTGTAGCCAAAGTGATTAAAAATGAGTTTACCACCAAGGAAAACTATTTAACCATCAAAGGAGGAGAACGAGAGGGTATTACAAAAGATTTAGGAGTAATCAATAGCAACGGAATTGTAGGTATTATTCAAAAATCATCCACCAAATATTCGACGGTACAGAGTATCTTAAACGCCAAATCTAAAATCAATGCCAAAATTAAAGGATCCAATCACTTTGGAACCTTACAATGGGATGGTAAAAGCACGGGCTATGTTCAATTAAATGACATTCCGCGTCTAGCTGAACTCTTCCAAGGCGACACCATTGTCACTGGAGGTATTTCGGATATTTTTCCAGAAAATATTCCAATCGGCACCATTGAAAAAGCGTATACTACTGAAAGCTCCAATTACTTTACCATTGAGGTCAAGCTTTTTAATGACATGACTAACTTAGGGTACGTCTATGTGATTAAAAATAACGACATTGAAGAAATTAACGAACTAGAAGAAGCTACACGCAATGAATAG
- a CDS encoding multidrug effflux MFS transporter, with protein sequence MEKLSLQEWVLIFTLASLTALGPLAIDMYLPAFPKIATDLQTEVSYVQISLSTFLGGLAVGQLFWGPISDKYGAKKPIILSLSIFILTSFACMYVSDIKMMWAYRFLQAFGSSGGLVIARSIVNKRFDKDKTLKIFSILALVGGVAPIVAPILGNAVLKYFDWPHIFTAMGVFALFSIAMTFTFLKEDFSNRLPSLEVKSILQNYRKLFENKTFITYTFVGSIAFSCLMLYISNSPVLVMEVGGLSSTAFSIVFMVNSCGLMIGSFLTSSFLRKRLEPKKIITLGTSIQLFSALSLFGLIILETSIYYQLVPLFFFVLPLGMIFPTSTTLALSPFKAESGIASALFGASQLAFTFLTSVLLNTLNDGSMYIVALSLAACALCSLLINTLTQKA encoded by the coding sequence GTGGAAAAATTATCACTTCAAGAGTGGGTATTAATCTTCACATTGGCTAGTTTAACCGCTTTAGGACCACTCGCCATCGATATGTATCTACCCGCTTTTCCCAAAATAGCTACTGACTTACAAACAGAAGTAAGCTATGTTCAAATTTCCTTATCGACCTTCTTAGGTGGTTTAGCTGTCGGACAATTATTTTGGGGCCCCATATCCGATAAATATGGAGCTAAAAAACCCATTATCTTATCCTTGAGCATTTTCATCTTAACCTCTTTTGCTTGTATGTATGTGTCTGATATCAAAATGATGTGGGCCTATCGTTTTTTACAGGCTTTCGGAAGTAGTGGTGGACTTGTAATCGCTCGATCGATTGTCAACAAGCGATTCGATAAAGACAAAACCTTAAAGATATTCAGTATTTTGGCCTTAGTTGGAGGAGTTGCTCCTATTGTCGCTCCTATCTTGGGAAATGCTGTGCTTAAATACTTTGATTGGCCTCACATTTTTACTGCTATGGGCGTATTTGCTCTATTCAGTATCGCCATGACCTTTACCTTTCTAAAAGAAGACTTTTCAAATCGATTACCTTCATTAGAAGTGAAATCCATTCTTCAAAATTACAGGAAGCTCTTTGAAAATAAAACCTTTATCACCTATACCTTTGTTGGAAGTATTGCCTTCAGCTGTTTGATGTTATACATCTCCAATTCCCCGGTACTTGTAATGGAAGTTGGCGGATTGAGCAGCACAGCCTTTAGCATCGTGTTTATGGTCAATTCTTGTGGATTAATGATAGGCTCCTTCCTCACTTCTTCTTTTTTGAGGAAACGCTTAGAACCGAAGAAAATAATTACCCTAGGCACGAGCATTCAGCTATTTTCTGCACTTAGTTTATTTGGCTTGATTATACTAGAGACCTCTATCTATTATCAATTGGTTCCTCTTTTCTTTTTTGTGTTGCCTTTGGGAATGATTTTCCCGACGTCAACCACCTTAGCTTTATCACCTTTTAAAGCAGAATCAGGTATTGCCTCTGCTCTATTCGGAGCTTCTCAATTGGCCTTTACCTTCTTAACCTCTGTTTTATTAAACACTTTAAACGACGGTTCCATGTATATTGTGGCGCTCTCATTAGCGGCTTGCGCCTTGTGTTCGCTCCTTATCAATACATTAACTCAAAAAGCATAA
- a CDS encoding peptidylprolyl isomerase has translation MAVLSKIRQKSALLIAVIGIALLAFVIGDVVRSGGAGSSRNIGSVNGEDINTQIFQQKVSQAEQGNQMSRNQAYQMVWNTEVNNILLKTEFEKLGLQIGKDQLINVVKTNPMFANSPEFQNQLGQFDMAKFNTWVMAMKQAGPEQWQAWLNYEVELEKFGLQQMYNALVKGGVYTTQTEAKYSYHGENSKVTFDYVSVPYSTVNDDQAKVSDSEITDYMKKHENRFKSEPTRELTYAFVESLPSNKDKEDVKETVEAFLRPTVQYNAETKKNDTIAGFRATKDLVAYINANSDVKFDSVYYAKKDLPLEFQEQLYNLPTGEVFGPYLFNDHYCISRMVGKKAGAKVNAAHILISYAGAPQSAATRTKEEAKAKADEILKKATSANFAELAQAESEDPGSKANGGKYEDVAKGQMVKPFEDFIFNNATGKIGVVETDYGFHVIQVLGKSEGVQIATLARKVEPSEATADEVFAKATNIESAAASGNLVAEAEKANAVVQQNVTVRPFDEYLQAVGSRSEIVSWAFNNETKDGDVKRFDIPDGYIVATLASTNNTGLLPIEEARKIVEPILMNEKKAQIIKQKMTAATVEEVSKQTNASVALVMDVTRQNPLITNIGNEPLVVGTAFGTALNQSSKLIDGANGVYMVKPTRITLAPDLDNYNNYKNKTETVVRSSASSKVLQALKDQAKIKDNRIGMIQ, from the coding sequence ATGGCAGTTTTATCAAAAATTAGACAAAAGTCGGCGCTGTTAATTGCAGTAATTGGTATTGCTTTATTAGCATTCGTTATTGGTGACGTAGTTAGAAGCGGCGGTGCTGGTTCTTCAAGAAACATTGGAAGCGTAAATGGTGAAGATATCAATACGCAGATTTTTCAACAGAAAGTTTCCCAAGCAGAGCAAGGGAATCAAATGAGTAGAAATCAAGCCTATCAAATGGTTTGGAATACCGAAGTAAATAATATACTGCTAAAAACGGAATTCGAAAAATTAGGATTACAAATCGGAAAGGACCAATTAATCAACGTAGTAAAAACCAACCCTATGTTTGCTAATAGTCCAGAATTCCAAAATCAATTAGGGCAATTCGACATGGCTAAGTTCAATACTTGGGTAATGGCAATGAAACAAGCAGGACCAGAACAATGGCAAGCTTGGTTGAACTATGAGGTAGAATTGGAGAAATTCGGTTTACAACAGATGTATAATGCTTTGGTAAAAGGTGGTGTATACACGACTCAAACAGAAGCTAAATATTCATACCACGGCGAGAATAGCAAAGTAACTTTTGACTATGTATCTGTTCCGTATAGCACAGTGAATGATGATCAAGCGAAAGTGAGTGACTCAGAAATCACAGATTATATGAAAAAACACGAAAATAGATTCAAATCTGAACCTACACGTGAATTGACGTATGCATTTGTTGAAAGCTTACCTTCAAACAAAGACAAAGAAGACGTAAAAGAAACTGTTGAGGCTTTCTTAAGACCAACGGTTCAATATAACGCAGAAACAAAAAAGAACGATACAATTGCAGGTTTTAGAGCAACTAAAGACTTAGTAGCTTATATAAACGCAAACTCAGATGTAAAATTTGACAGTGTTTATTATGCGAAAAAAGATTTGCCATTAGAGTTCCAAGAGCAATTATACAACTTGCCAACTGGAGAAGTATTTGGTCCTTATTTATTCAATGACCACTACTGTATTTCTCGTATGGTAGGTAAGAAAGCTGGAGCAAAAGTAAATGCTGCTCACATCTTAATTTCTTATGCTGGTGCTCCACAAAGTGCAGCGACAAGAACAAAAGAAGAAGCAAAAGCAAAAGCGGATGAAATCTTGAAAAAAGCGACATCAGCTAACTTTGCTGAATTAGCACAAGCTGAATCAGAAGATCCAGGATCAAAAGCAAACGGCGGTAAATACGAAGATGTAGCTAAAGGTCAAATGGTAAAACCTTTCGAGGATTTCATCTTCAACAACGCTACAGGTAAAATTGGAGTAGTTGAAACAGATTACGGATTCCACGTAATCCAAGTTTTAGGAAAATCAGAAGGTGTACAAATTGCTACTTTAGCTAGAAAAGTTGAACCTTCAGAAGCAACAGCAGACGAAGTGTTCGCTAAAGCAACAAATATTGAATCAGCAGCCGCTTCAGGAAACTTAGTAGCAGAAGCTGAAAAAGCAAATGCAGTAGTACAACAAAACGTAACTGTTCGTCCATTTGACGAATACTTACAAGCAGTTGGATCAAGAAGCGAGATTGTTTCTTGGGCATTTAACAACGAAACAAAAGACGGAGATGTGAAGCGTTTTGATATTCCTGACGGATATATTGTTGCTACTTTAGCTTCAACAAACAATACAGGTTTACTTCCAATCGAAGAAGCTAGAAAAATTGTTGAGCCAATTTTAATGAATGAGAAAAAAGCTCAAATCATTAAACAAAAAATGACAGCTGCTACCGTAGAAGAAGTTTCTAAACAAACGAATGCTTCTGTAGCCTTAGTTATGGATGTTACAAGACAAAATCCATTAATTACAAATATTGGAAATGAGCCTCTAGTAGTAGGAACAGCTTTCGGAACTGCATTAAACCAAAGTTCAAAATTGATTGACGGAGCAAATGGAGTTTACATGGTAAAACCTACCCGCATTACTTTAGCACCAGACTTAGACAACTACAACAACTACAAAAACAAAACAGAAACTGTAGTTCGCTCAAGTGCTTCATCTAAAGTATTACAAGCTTTAAAAGATCAAGCTAAAATTAAAGACAACAGAATTGGAATGATCCAATAA
- the mrdA gene encoding penicillin-binding protein 2 — translation MRKLLLPILIVAVTITILIRLFYLQVVDDTYIKKSENNALKIVYEYPERGYVFDRNKKLLVANQPSYDIMVIPREVKDIDTLALCKLLDVTLDEFNTKLQKATVYSPRLPSVFLAQLSKAEYAAFQEKIRHFNGFYVQKRSLRDYQVNAGANVFGYIRQVNEDNIKNNPYYRSGDLIGIQGVEQQYEDILRGTKGVKYIQRDRFNREIGSFKDGVYDTISIKGSDITLTIDYELQAYGELLMQNKRGGIVAIEPKSGEILALINAPSYDPALLVGRERSKNYTKLYNDSLAKPLYNRVLSGEYSPGSPFKILTGLIGLQEGVITEHSAFSCSRGFYYGRGAWMGCHDTGTWSLRHAIALSCNTYFAQTYKKIIEKYKTPSEGIDRWSKHLESFGLGQFLGYDLPEGRKGHIPNSEYYDRWYPNKGWKSTTTISNSIGQGEVIMTPMQLANMAAAVANRGYYYTPHIIKDIEDHNIDKKFVTKQVTTIDPKHFDPIIQGMNQVFHIGTGRSVAVPQLEMAGKTGTVENFTRINGKRYQLADHSVFVAFAPVDDPKIVIAVFIENGVWGARWAAPITSLMLQKYLLPEIVRPDLEKRMLEGSLESEYNKVLQLFNLADKQKKQ, via the coding sequence ATGAGAAAGTTATTACTTCCTATCCTCATAGTTGCAGTAACTATAACCATTCTTATTCGACTGTTTTACTTACAAGTCGTGGATGACACCTATATCAAAAAATCAGAAAACAATGCCTTAAAAATCGTTTATGAATATCCTGAACGAGGCTATGTATTCGATCGAAATAAAAAATTACTAGTTGCGAATCAACCTTCGTATGACATTATGGTTATACCAAGAGAGGTTAAAGATATCGACACACTTGCTTTGTGTAAATTACTCGATGTCACCCTCGATGAATTCAATACCAAATTACAAAAAGCAACGGTGTATAGTCCCCGACTGCCTTCTGTATTTTTAGCCCAATTGAGCAAAGCCGAATATGCAGCCTTCCAAGAGAAGATTCGCCATTTCAATGGTTTTTACGTACAGAAACGCTCCTTGCGAGATTATCAAGTAAATGCTGGGGCTAATGTTTTTGGCTATATACGCCAAGTAAACGAAGACAACATCAAAAACAACCCTTACTATCGTTCTGGAGATTTAATTGGTATTCAAGGAGTTGAACAACAATACGAAGATATTTTACGCGGAACAAAAGGAGTAAAATACATCCAACGCGACCGCTTTAATCGAGAAATCGGTTCTTTTAAAGATGGGGTTTACGACACCATCTCGATCAAAGGAAGTGATATTACTTTGACCATTGATTATGAGTTACAAGCCTATGGAGAGCTTTTAATGCAAAATAAACGAGGGGGTATTGTTGCCATCGAACCGAAATCGGGTGAAATTCTTGCACTTATCAATGCGCCATCCTATGACCCTGCCTTATTAGTAGGGAGAGAACGCTCAAAGAACTACACCAAATTATACAATGACTCATTAGCAAAACCACTATACAATCGCGTATTATCTGGAGAATATTCACCAGGATCCCCTTTTAAAATCCTAACAGGTTTAATAGGCTTACAAGAAGGAGTTATTACAGAACACTCTGCCTTTTCATGCAGTAGAGGTTTTTACTATGGACGAGGGGCTTGGATGGGTTGCCACGATACAGGAACTTGGAGTCTGCGACATGCGATTGCGCTATCGTGTAACACTTACTTTGCTCAGACGTATAAAAAGATTATTGAGAAATACAAAACCCCTTCAGAAGGAATTGATCGCTGGAGCAAACACTTAGAGAGCTTTGGACTTGGTCAATTTCTAGGATATGATTTACCTGAAGGTCGAAAAGGTCACATTCCCAATTCGGAATATTACGACCGTTGGTATCCGAACAAAGGATGGAAAAGCACCACGACAATTTCTAATTCTATTGGACAAGGCGAGGTCATTATGACTCCCATGCAGTTAGCTAACATGGCAGCAGCCGTAGCCAATCGCGGTTATTATTACACGCCTCATATCATCAAAGATATTGAAGATCACAATATTGACAAAAAGTTCGTTACCAAACAAGTAACTACAATTGACCCAAAACACTTTGACCCCATTATCCAAGGAATGAATCAAGTATTCCACATTGGTACAGGGCGTAGTGTGGCCGTTCCACAATTGGAAATGGCGGGAAAGACGGGAACAGTAGAAAACTTTACGCGTATCAATGGAAAGCGCTACCAATTAGCCGATCACTCTGTATTCGTTGCCTTTGCACCTGTAGATGATCCTAAAATTGTCATTGCCGTTTTTATTGAAAATGGTGTTTGGGGAGCCCGATGGGCAGCTCCTATTACTAGTTTAATGCTTCAAAAATATTTACTCCCCGAAATTGTTCGCCCAGATTTAGAAAAGCGAATGCTCGAAGGAAGTTTAGAAAGTGAATACAACAAGGTTTTACAACTATTTAATTTAGCAGATAAGCAGAAAAAACAATGA
- the lptC gene encoding LPS export ABC transporter periplasmic protein LptC: MLLPKKTPYIVFLLSLIGLTACESKFRDIQKIHDKAPFYPAGIAEKMQGQYIDSGRVKAILISDKMLDFSTVKYKFTEFPDGIHLTFFDNNNNKNTVVADYAIQYTATELIDLRGNVVITTHDNKKLESDQLYYNQRLDWFYTNGKYKASTDKENFTQGVGVDFDGKLNVIKARNSYAESIKKEN; the protein is encoded by the coding sequence ATGTTGTTACCAAAAAAAACACCGTACATCGTTTTTTTACTTAGTTTGATTGGTCTTACCGCATGCGAAAGTAAATTTAGAGACATCCAAAAAATACACGATAAAGCTCCTTTTTACCCGGCAGGTATAGCAGAAAAGATGCAAGGTCAATACATTGACTCTGGTCGAGTAAAAGCGATTTTAATCAGTGACAAAATGTTGGATTTCTCTACTGTAAAATATAAGTTTACTGAATTTCCAGATGGAATTCACTTGACTTTCTTCGATAACAATAACAATAAAAACACGGTTGTAGCAGATTATGCCATTCAATATACCGCTACAGAACTTATTGATTTAAGAGGAAATGTAGTCATCACGACTCACGATAATAAAAAATTAGAATCCGACCAGCTGTACTATAACCAACGGTTGGATTGGTTCTATACCAACGGCAAATACAAAGCTTCCACAGATAAAGAAAACTTCACTCAAGGCGTAGGTGTTGACTTCGATGGAAAGTTAAATGTAATTAAAGCTAGAAACAGTTACGCAGAAAGTATTAAAAAAGAAAATTAA
- a CDS encoding type III pantothenate kinase, which translates to MIYTLDIGNTRTKLAMFENNSLLKTEYLSTKNLTEELLFFLKKNKIKPKIVLASVVHLDPTLLNWLQTHTDFTQISHTTPLPLINKYQTPHTLGIDRLAVAAGATIKYPNTSRLIIDAGTCITYDFVNANNEYLGGAISPGLQLRYKALNDYTAKLPYLQTEDIDYFIGQNTNQSIQSGVINGIVAEIDNIIDRYKKDYRDLTIILTGGDTVFLAKRLKNIIFANPNFLSESLNNIYQYIIENDKKNHS; encoded by the coding sequence ATGATTTACACTCTTGATATCGGAAACACCAGAACGAAACTCGCTATGTTTGAAAACAATAGCTTGCTAAAAACCGAATATCTTTCGACAAAAAATCTTACAGAAGAACTTTTATTTTTTTTAAAAAAAAATAAAATAAAGCCCAAAATTGTACTGGCAAGCGTGGTTCATCTCGATCCTACCTTGCTCAATTGGCTCCAAACGCATACGGATTTTACCCAAATTAGCCACACCACCCCCTTGCCTTTAATCAACAAATACCAAACACCACATACCTTGGGTATTGATCGTTTAGCGGTAGCCGCAGGAGCAACCATCAAATATCCGAACACTTCTCGCTTGATTATTGATGCCGGAACTTGTATCACCTATGACTTTGTTAACGCCAACAACGAATACTTAGGCGGGGCTATTTCGCCAGGTCTGCAATTGCGCTATAAAGCATTAAATGACTACACGGCAAAACTTCCGTATTTACAAACCGAAGATATTGATTATTTTATTGGACAAAACACAAATCAATCCATTCAATCAGGGGTTATCAACGGAATTGTTGCAGAAATAGACAATATTATAGACCGTTATAAAAAAGATTATCGCGATTTAACAATAATTTTAACGGGAGGGGATACAGTTTTTTTGGCTAAAAGATTAAAAAATATAATATTTGCTAATCCAAACTTTCTTTCTGAAAGTCTGAACAATATATATCAATACATAATTGAAAATGATAAAAAGAATCATTCTTAG
- a CDS encoding rod shape-determining protein MreD: MNSAISNITRFVILLIIQVLVFNNLDLFSFINPFPYILFIVLYPTDGNKALFYISSFLLGLTIDMFENSGGVHAAASLLLAFSRPLVLKFSFGISYQYHNLNIYKKVTKDLFSSMEVLGYLIIMVVIHHVVLFALEFLRFNFILEILLRTLLTTVATLVSCILILYLIKPSKR, translated from the coding sequence ATGAATAGTGCTATATCCAATATTACGCGTTTTGTTATTTTGCTAATTATTCAAGTATTAGTATTTAACAACTTGGATTTATTCTCCTTTATTAATCCATTTCCGTATATACTTTTTATCGTACTCTATCCAACAGATGGCAATAAAGCGTTATTTTACATCTCTAGTTTTCTTTTGGGACTAACCATAGACATGTTTGAAAACTCTGGTGGTGTACATGCTGCCGCCTCACTCCTACTGGCGTTCAGTAGGCCTTTGGTATTAAAATTTTCTTTTGGTATTAGTTATCAATATCACAACCTCAATATTTATAAAAAAGTAACCAAGGATTTATTTTCTTCTATGGAAGTCCTGGGGTATCTAATTATTATGGTAGTGATTCACCATGTGGTTTTATTTGCACTCGAATTTCTGCGTTTTAATTTTATTTTGGAAATCTTATTGCGAACTTTACTAACAACGGTAGCAACATTAGTGAGTTGCATCTTAATCCTCTATCTGATCAAACCATCTAAACGATGA